A genomic stretch from Nerophis ophidion isolate RoL-2023_Sa linkage group LG14, RoL_Noph_v1.0, whole genome shotgun sequence includes:
- the LOC133568873 gene encoding glucagon family neuropeptides-like isoform X2, whose product MASSSKATLILLVYGILMHYGVLCTPLGLSYPKIRLDNDAFEDGNSLGELGFDGDHLAIRSAASLNDDNYALYYPPEKSEDASMEDEVEPLSKRHSDGIFTDSYSRYRKQMAVQKYLAAVLGRRYRQRVRTKGRRLAYL is encoded by the exons ATGGCCAGTTCGAGCAAAGCCACTTTAATCTTGCTCGTCTACGGGATCTTAATGCACTACGGCGTCCTCTGCACCCCCCTAGGATTAAGTTACCCCAAAATTAG GCTGGACAACGACGCCTTCGAGGACGGCAATTCTTTAGGCGAGCTGGGCTTCGACGGCGACCACCTGGCCATACGCAGCGCCGCGTCCTTGAACGACGACAACTACGCGCTCTATTACCCGCCCGAGAAAAG TGAGGATGCCAGCATGGAGGACGAAGTAGAACCTTTATCCAAGAGACATTCAGACGGGATTTTTACCGACAGTTACAGCCGCTACCGGAAGCAGATGGCGGTGCAGAAATACCTGGCAGCAGTTCTGGGACGAAGGTACAGACAGAGAGTCCGGACTAAAGGACGTCGACTCGCCTATTTGTAG
- the LOC133568873 gene encoding glucagon family neuropeptides-like isoform X1: MASSSKATLILLVYGILMHYGVLCTPLGLSYPKIRLDNDAFEDGNSLGELGFDGDHLAIRSAASLNDDNYALYYPPEKRAERHAEEELDRALREILGQLTTRHYLHSLMTIRAGEDASMEDEVEPLSKRHSDGIFTDSYSRYRKQMAVQKYLAAVLGRRYRQRVRTKGRRLAYL, translated from the exons ATGGCCAGTTCGAGCAAAGCCACTTTAATCTTGCTCGTCTACGGGATCTTAATGCACTACGGCGTCCTCTGCACCCCCCTAGGATTAAGTTACCCCAAAATTAG GCTGGACAACGACGCCTTCGAGGACGGCAATTCTTTAGGCGAGCTGGGCTTCGACGGCGACCACCTGGCCATACGCAGCGCCGCGTCCTTGAACGACGACAACTACGCGCTCTATTACCCGCCCGAGAAAAG AGCAGAAAGGCATGCTGAGGAGGAGTTAGATAGAGCCTTGAGGGAGATCCTGGGTCAGTTAACAACGAGACATTATCTGCATTCTCTGATGACAATTCGTGCAGG TGAGGATGCCAGCATGGAGGACGAAGTAGAACCTTTATCCAAGAGACATTCAGACGGGATTTTTACCGACAGTTACAGCCGCTACCGGAAGCAGATGGCGGTGCAGAAATACCTGGCAGCAGTTCTGGGACGAAGGTACAGACAGAGAGTCCGGACTAAAGGACGTCGACTCGCCTATTTGTAG
- the LOC133568875 gene encoding glucagon family neuropeptides-like isoform X1: MASSSKATLILLVYGILMHYGVLCTPLGLSYPKIRLDNDAFEDGNSLGELGFDGDHLAIRSAASLNDDNYALYYPPEKRAERHAEEELDRALREILGQLTTRHYLHSLMTIRAGEDASMEDEVEPLSKRHSDGIFTDSYSRYRKQMAVQKYLAAVLGRRYRQRVRTKGRRLAYL; encoded by the exons ATGGCCAGTTCGAGCAAAGCCACTTTAATCTTGCTCGTCTACGGGATCTTAATGCACTACGGCGTCCTCTGCACCCCCCTAGGATTAAGTTACCCCAAAATTAG GCTGGACAACGACGCCTTCGAGGACGGCAATTCTTTAGGCGAGCTGGGCTTCGACGGCGACCACCTGGCGATACGCAGCGCCGCGTCCTTGAACGACGACAACTACGCGCTCTATTACCCGCCCGAGAAAAG AGCAGAAAGGCATGCTGAGGAGGAGTTAGATAGAGCCTTGAGGGAGATCCTGGGTCAGTTAACAACGAGACATTATCTGCATTCTCTGATGACAATTCGTGCAGG TGAGGATGCCAGCATGGAGGACGAAGTAGAACCTTTATCCAAGAGACATTCAGACGGGATTTTTACCGACAGTTACAGCCGCTACCGGAAGCAGATGGCGGTGCAGAAATACCTGGCAGCAGTTCTGGGACGAAGGTACAGACAGAGAGTCCGGACTAAAGGACGTCGACTCGCCTATTTGTAG
- the LOC133568875 gene encoding glucagon family neuropeptides-like isoform X2, which yields MASSSKATLILLVYGILMHYGVLCTPLGLSYPKIRLDNDAFEDGNSLGELGFDGDHLAIRSAASLNDDNYALYYPPEKSEDASMEDEVEPLSKRHSDGIFTDSYSRYRKQMAVQKYLAAVLGRRYRQRVRTKGRRLAYL from the exons ATGGCCAGTTCGAGCAAAGCCACTTTAATCTTGCTCGTCTACGGGATCTTAATGCACTACGGCGTCCTCTGCACCCCCCTAGGATTAAGTTACCCCAAAATTAG GCTGGACAACGACGCCTTCGAGGACGGCAATTCTTTAGGCGAGCTGGGCTTCGACGGCGACCACCTGGCGATACGCAGCGCCGCGTCCTTGAACGACGACAACTACGCGCTCTATTACCCGCCCGAGAAAAG TGAGGATGCCAGCATGGAGGACGAAGTAGAACCTTTATCCAAGAGACATTCAGACGGGATTTTTACCGACAGTTACAGCCGCTACCGGAAGCAGATGGCGGTGCAGAAATACCTGGCAGCAGTTCTGGGACGAAGGTACAGACAGAGAGTCCGGACTAAAGGACGTCGACTCGCCTATTTGTAG